The sequence TATTAATACCTTTAATAACTAAAATACTTTTACTAAAGAAGCAACAAGGTCCACGATCTGACTTATGAGTAGTTAAATCAGTTCAGAGACATTACTGGGCACTGAATCACAATCCTTGGGGAGAACAAAAGTCTCCAAACTCCAGTCATAATTGCACCTTTGAGACCTTATTattcagaataataaaaattcaTTAACTATAATGTGATTGTTTCTAATATAAACACATCCCTCCTAGCATGCTGTGGTTTTTCCTCTGAAAGTGAATATTCAGAAGGGTCTCTCTGACTGCATCATTTGATGtagaaaaactcagaaaagtAGAAGTCTGGTGCAGTTTTATGGTGGAACCTGCCTCACATCATTAAAGTTTTACATTGTTTGCCAATGCAAGTTTGTTCTCTTGCTTCAGGTgctttctcccaaaattcccaatgcCCATTTATCATATATTTATCTGTCTTCAGAATAATAATTGCATAGATGATGACTTAGCTGTGTATATCAAACTTTCTTGGGGTAACAGTTAAAGAACATTTCATATTTGTTTTAATCAGATACTATGAGCCCAGTGATGTCTAAAGATCTTACTGTGTTTGGAATTTAGTGAGAGCATAAATTTATCTCCTACTGCCAACCTTCCCTCAGACCCCAGGTAGGTAATTTTGAAAGCCATAAaccacaggaaaataaaattttgggTACCAGATGCAGACAAGTgtaaaatcctgaggaaacaaGGCACACATCAATTTCATGAGACCCATTTATACATTTAGAGCTCACTCAGAGCCCAGACAGGTTTATTGTGTAGGACTTGAACATTCAAACCAAGGCAGGCTCAGCACGAGGAGAGCGTGAGACAGCCCTGAGCACAACCACGATGATTAAACGCTGtgggtttgtgtttgtgttCCCCGGGGGATGTGTGAAGAACTGGAACACCAGCAACAAGTCCTGAGGAAAGCCTCGGAACAGCATAAAATacgaatttaaaaaaaaaaattaatgaggaGGAAAAACAATTGAAGAAGGGGTGCAGAACTGTGATGACCTAAAAAAATTAGGATGAAGCAGTGGTGGCGGGGAGAAGACTAAATGTTAGGCCCATGTGCTGAACATCACCTCGCTGTGCTTGGTTTAGTGGGACAGTGCAGCTCAGAGGCACcctgaggggacagtgaggggacatgCAGGGAAGCCTGAAGGGACAGTGAGGATACAGCGAGGGGACAGTGAGGTGACATGCAGGGAAGCCTGAAGGGACAGTGAGGGAACAgcgaggggacagtgaggggacatgCAGGGAAGCCTGAAGGGACAGTGAGGGAACAGTGAGAGGAACTTCAGAGAGGCCTGAACGGACcatgaggggacagtgaggggacagtgaggggacactggggataccCTGTGGGGAGCACTGAGGGGACCATGAGGGAAGCCTGAAGGAACCATGAGGGGACAGTGAGAGGACCTGAGGCCAGCGCTGAGAGAAGCATTGAGGGGACAGTGAAGGGGCAATGAGGGAACAGTGAGTGGAgggctgaggggacactgagcactgaggggacactgagtactgaggggacactgaggggagcactgaggggacactgagcactgaggggacactgagcactgaggggacactgagcgCTGAGGGGACACCCAGCACTGAGAGGACACTGAGCACCGAGGGGACACTGAGCGCTGAGGGGACACCCAGCACTGAGAGGACACTGAGCACCGAGGGGACACTGAGCGCTGAGGGGACACTAAGCACTGAGAGGACGCTgagcactgaggggacactAAGCGCTAAGGGGACACTGAGCAccgaggggacactgaggggagcACCGAAGGGACGCTGAGCGCCGAGGGGACACTGAGCACCGAGGGGACACTGAGCGCTGAGGGGACACTAAGCACTGAGAGGACGCTGAGCACTGAGAGGACGCTGAGCACCGAGGGGACACTGAGCGCTAAGGGGACACTGAGCAccgaggggacactgaggggagcACCGAAGGGACGCTGAGCGCCGAGGGGATGCTGAGCGCCGAGGGGACACTGAGCGCTGAGGGGACACTTagcactgaggggacactgaggggacactgagcgCTGAGGGGACACTTagcactgaggggacactgagcgGACGCTGAGCGCTGAGGGGACACTTagcactgaggggacactgaggggacactgagcgctgaggggacactgagcgCTGAGGGGACACTTagcactgaggggacactgagcaCCCGGGGCCGCGGAGCGAGTCCCTGCCAGGGCCGCccggccagcccagcccagcccgcggagcccagcccagcccgccATGCCCACGCCGGGCTGCAGGGGGCGCAGCGCGGCGCGGGCTCCGCTGCCGCCGCGGGTGGGCGGgagcgccgggccgggcgggcccggggccgcggccATGGCGCTGCCCGTGCTGTCCAGCTCGGCCGTGAAGTTCCGCCGGGTCCTGGCTCATTTCCCGCAGGAGCTCAGCCTGGCCTTCGCCTACGGCTCCGGGGTGTTCCGGCAGGCGGGGGCCTCGGCCGAATACGGCGAGGTGAGCGCTCGGGCCCCGCGGCGTTCCGCGTACCGGGTCCGCCTCCGGCCCTGCGGCGTGTGAGCGGCAGGGGCAGAGACCCCACCAGACCCCCACCAGATCCCCACCAGACCCCCACCAGATCCCCACCAGACCCCCACCAGATCCCCACCAGACCCCCACCAGATCCCCACCAGACCCCCACCAGACCCCCACCAGATCCCCACCAGACCCCCACCAGACCCCCACCAGATCCCCACCAGACCCCCACCAGACCCCCACCAGACCCCCACCAGATCCCCACCAGACCCCCACCAGACCCCCATCCCCGCGGGAAGAGCGGGGCGGGtggccgggccgggctctcGGCTGCGGCGGTCCCGGCGCTGGGCCCGGGGTCCCTCTCAGCACCGTGTGTATCGACTGCGCCTCAGGTTGTTTTCCACCGCTCTGGGAGAGTTACTACAGCTTGTCCGACTGCTGTGCGCTGAATGAGGGGAATTTCAAATATATTGCCGTAGTGAAATGGCAGTCTGGGGGCTTCCTCATCTTCTGAGGGCCAACTTGGAagtaatgtttatttttattttttaggttttgttgACAAAAGGAATACACTACAAAGGAATTCTAGAAATGCAGTTCCTTGCTGCCAGCTCTCGAGTGGAGTGGCGCTTTTAGCTGCCCACATTCCCCCATTCATGGCCAAAACGTGCTGTTCATTAGTGCTGTAAGCTGTTCCACTGAGCTGTGAATTAGGCTGGTGAAGATCTCACACCTGCTCCCCTGTTTTAGAGGGTTGAAGTTTGGTCTTGACCAGGACAGGAAAATTTTGGACTGTCTGATATACTTGACAATAAACATACAACTTCACTGGAACCTCTGAACTGTATCTGACATTAATACTTGTGGTTTGGGttctacttttattttcttactcATGAAAAATACTTAGTTTGAAGTTTGATACTGTGTATATATCTTAAATTGTTATGATAACATAGTTTCTTCTTGTCATTTAAACCCCACCCCTCCTCTTGTTATCCTCAGACAAATATGCTGGACTTCGTGTTTGCTGTTGATGACGTTGTGACCTGGCATATGATGAACTTGTTAAAGAACAGGAATCATTATTCCTTCCTTAAATTTTTTGGGCCCAAAAAGATAAGTACCATACAGAGATATGGAGCAGGAATTTACTACAACACCTTAGTGCCATGCAATGGCAGGGTAAGTACAAGCAGTCTGAGTGAATTGAGTCAAATATTTATGTCTGTGAAGTATTAAAATGATTAGCTTAAAGCAGATTTCAGGAAGCAAATATTGCAGATTGTAATTGTAGATTAACTCGTAGTATCTTCAATATTTATGTATCAAACTGCTTCACtaacagcattttaattaaaaagcaaacagagcAGCCTGTCTTGCACCTTAGAAATGTGAACAGTGTTTGGAACTTAGAGCTAAAGCATTTCAGGAACTGCATTTATATTCATTATTGCTTTCTGTCTGCCAGTTTTGGTGGTGCTTCATTTCAGCAGTTGACCATGTAGTAGCAGCAAAGTGGGCTGTTTGATATAAAATGCAAGTTACAACAGCAGTTTGCAATTGACATTTGTGTTGTCTCATATCCTGACCTGTGATGCTTGGGGGTAATCAGTAATTCTGGTGAGTGGTTCTTGTCCAGCAGTCCTGTTCCTGCACCTCTGTGTTTGGTAGGGAGAAGTGAGGGAAACACTGTCAGTCTTGATGTTCTTGTCCCTGCAtgatattttggggtttaaGCCTTATCTGTGTGATGTAAAAAGGGATTTGTGATTTCATTTGGAGGACCAGTGGTGTTTGCCATGACATTGTGTTCTTGGCTCTTTATGCCCTGGTCTTATGTTCTAATGACTCAGTCATATCAAAGGCTGTGGTCCTTTGGTATCCAGAAATTCTGGAGCTGCCTGCCTTGCTGTGTGATAATCTTTGGAAATTCAGGTATTGCAGATTGGAAACAAACTGTGGAAAGTCccatgtttttttccagttaccTAAAATAAGCtggaaaatcacatttttttcttaacatcaaagagcaaaagaaaaaactccCTGATACACACCCTACCTCCCAATAACAGGATACGTAAGTGTCTGGAGGTTGTAATTTAAGTCTCTGACAAGCTATTGCTTGAGGTTTTTTAATATCATAAAGGATAATGTGCATTATTCCAGCTATTTTAATATTTGGCTGCTTACTTTGTTGCAACCTTGATTCTAGAAGACAACTTAGTTTTTCAGGCATTCCATTCTTTCCCTGCAGAAGTTGGAATGGAAATAGGAGGTTTTTCTTTTACCTCGTGTGttaattaaaacataaaaatgttttctagtTTTTATTGGAGGTATGTGTGCCTTAGGATTAAGAACAGTTATAGCAAGTAGTAAGTTCCATATAGGGAAAACAGTGCAAGGATAGTTCTCTTCAAAAGCCtctattttgctttgttttttccagatGATAAAATATGGAGTAATTAGCACTGATGCCCTGATTGAAGATTTGTTGCACTGGAAAACTCTCTATGTGGCTGGGCGCCTCCAAAAGCCGGTAACTGCTCAGTTTTCTCTCTGGAAATGCAGGAAATTACAGGGCTGGAAAAGAATCAGTTAGAGTTTGAACTTTATCTGTGAGGGATctgtgcagcagtgctgctcaaaTAATCTGCCCTGATTTAGGGGTGTAGCCCCAGAGGGATAATCTCTCAGAGAGGAGGTGAAATGTAGTTCCTCATGATGTTCTCTGGAAAAAGAACCCTAAAGGTGAGTGTATTAATAACAGTTTTCTGCCTGTAGTAAATCTTGAATAACTATTAATGCCAAGTCCCTTTAATGTTAAATGTATTATCTGCCTTTTATAACAGATTATAGGGGTGCCCAAAATTTAACACAGCTAAAGAATTGAAATCTTTAAAGATGAAAACAGCTTTGCTGTGCAGTTACTGTCTGGTTCATAACTGAATGAAACATGGGTTCTGCATGTTGGTTTTTCTCCTCTATAATGGAccataaaaaataatctttactTTCCCCCTCGTGCctgcctcagtttgctttcagcAGATGGCAGCAGTGCTAAGGGAAAAATTGTTatgaggggagggggagaaTTAGAGGAGAAATTTCTTCAGGTCTTGGAAGAGAAGTTAATTATGCTTTTAGCTAAAAAACTTGGAGTGAAAGTTTGAATAGATTGTCTCAGACTGCTGGCTTTATCTCCAGAGATGCACTACAGCATGATCCAGGTTAGAGCAGCTGTTATCTTTGTAAAGGATGAAACTTAATCCATTGAGAAAGATAACTGAAGGGAGAGTTCTGGATGTCACATCAACACTGAATAGTGAATAGCTGTTTTCAGTGGAACtgcatttgctgctgctttgatTTGTGACATGGTACAGTGAATATAAATTCTCTGTACTGTGAAAAAGCCTCCTTAACTGTGGGAGCTCTGTCAGATTTAGCCCAAGAATCAACATTCATGTTTTACCAGGGTGATAACCATTGCACTCAGACTTCCTGGGAGATTTGCAGCTCTCTAAACCATTGAAAATTTGTTCATAAATGCTATCAGTGTTTCAGGCATTCTGATTTTGAAGCCTgctgtattattttctttcaaaaaaatcctgctttgtATTAGGAGGGGTTTTAGAAAAGGAGGAGGTTATTCCTTTTGCTTCTCTAAGGCAAGGCTGGTGTCTTCCATGAAACTCATCTCTGCTGAGTTTCATGTTTTAAAAGGCTCTAACTGTGGTGTCCTTAACAGGTCCATAACTTGCTGATGTTTCCATGGCAAACCTAAGGTATTGCAGTCACCTGTGTGACTGCTTGGGGTGCCACAGATTTCTCTGGTCTGACTTCCCTTAGATTTCCCTGTAGCATCAAGTTAGGAATGTACATCTAAGTGAATTGCTTGATGAGATTGGAGAAAAATCAAGGGGGGTACCTTTGTTCAAAAAGATGTTGTAGAGCAGACAAATATTAAAAAGCTGCCTTTTATAAGCAGGACAGAATTGCTTAACCAGAACACATGAGAAAGATAAATTCACACCAAGCAGGGATTTCTAGGGGAGTTGTTTCTGGAAGTGCGCAGTTATCCATCTCCTAAACCAGCTTCCCTTCATTTGCCAGTGTGTTTCTATCTTCAGTTCTCACCAAAGATCTGCTTTTTATTCCAGTATGTTTCCATATCCTAAGTGATTGGATTCTCTAGTCggtcttgaacactttcagTGTTTCCTAAAAGTAAACACTTCTTGTGGCAGGTAGAGGCATTCAAGTGATCTGTTCCTCCTGGGTAAGTGATCCCCTCGAGTTCACATACTGCTCATGCAAAGTGCAAAAATAAAGCCCTGCTTCTTCTAGGACAACCCCTATCTGAGAAACTACTTGAAGCATTTGATAGGTCAGtcctctattaaaaaaaaaaaaggaatgaagaTGAATAAGAAAATTTAACTCTGTCTGGTGTTCTGTTCTCTTTTAGTATAGCCTTTTTTCCTATTGCACAATCACATGTGAAGTATTTCTGTTGATGCATTCATATTTCCTGTTCTGATTAATCTTAAATTTACAAGTATGAAAAGGTGACTAGCTCCTCAGAGATTAGCTCATGTCTGGTGCATGTAGCACTTCCAAACCTGTGTGTTTGAAAACAGCTTTTTCTAGCAGAGTGTTAATTCTTAAAAACATGTTCCTTTCTCTCACATGGTGGGGATACTCTAGTACTTGTTGTACCATGCTAGAAAGATCTActcttaaattaatttcttactcAATCTGGcatgaaaaataacatttctagCTCCAGCTTCAGTAGCACTTTGCTGAAGTCTTGGTTCCAAATGGCTCTGCTTTTCCAGGTGAAAATCCTGGCCCAGAATGAGAACAGCAGGCTGCAAGCTGCTCTTGTCAGCAACCTGAAGagtgcagtgacagcagccttCCTCATGCTGCCAGAGAGCTTCTCTGAAGAGGACCTTTACCTGCAGATTGCTGGACTCTCCTACTCTGGTGAGTGTGGGGGGTCTGAAGTGGCTGAGAAGAGCTGCAGTTGGAGCACAGTTGGAGTCTCATGTGTGATTAATCATCTCccttcttgctttgggccagcACTGCTGCATGCACCAAGAATTCTCTCTGAATGGTGGTTACATAATATCTCCAGTAATTGGGTTTATTCACAGGAAATAGGTGTAGCTgcaccagcagtgctgcctgTACCTGCTTGGTTTATGAGCAGCTAAGTGTGAGTGATTCGATATGATGAAATAGTGGGGGTTCTCTCCTGTTTGCATGGACTGTATTTTGGTGGAATGTTTCAAAaccttggggggaaaaaaaaaatctttccactCAGTGCAATGTTGAGTCATCTGATAGTCTGACTCATACCTTGTCATCTCTTTTTGTGTGTGCTGTGTTTAAGGTTCCTATATAGTTAACTTAAAGATCTTGATTATGATTCTTTGATTTACATTTAACACTCCTGGTTTGTATTtgttgagtttgttttttttttaagaaatttgtaaggaaaaatattgaaCAAACTACTGCAAATGGTTTTCAATATAAGATGTAATTGTTACAATTTAACTCAGCACTGCTTTTTAAATGTTGACATCCTTATTGGAATTACTGTGACAGAGTTTGGTTGGAGTTGTACTTTACACAGCACTTCCTTGGCTCactcagaaatacaattttggCTTTTAAGGGAAGCATAGGAGGGTCTAAGTTTGGCTGTTCTGAGGAGTGTCACTGTTTTATGTAACACTTCTCAGGGCAGTTCAGATTGCAGCTCACTTTTCCAGAGCAGTTCTCTCCTGAAGTGTTGCCTGTTTTAAAGCATCAGGAAGAGGGTGCTGACAGTGGGATTGCCAGCCAGAAATGTTCACTGCTTATCTGCCCACCTGAAACCTGCCCACACTGGCACTGGATTCTTGCTGAGCACTAGTGaccaagataatttttttatactCTTTGAAACAGTGCAATTAAacaaaagtcaggaaaatgcTGAGactggctgtgctgtgtgaaCAAAGCTGAAGCAACACAGCTCCCATCTGGGAATGTACAACAAAAAGGTGGCTTGTGGATATTTTGCTGCCATTTTGTTAAGTCTTTCAGAAGCTGTACTAGTAGACAAAATTGATTTTATGTGTTACTCTAATCAGTCTCCTTGGAGACTGCTGAAAAGAGTTGTTAATGCTTTAATTTAAAGAAtgtttatcttttattttttcctgcattttttgaGAGCACTGAGTCAGTACCATTTATATGCGAAGTGTTTGTTTTGTGGCTTGGCATAAACTGAAATAAACTAAGGAAGGCTAGCAAGTTGGCACCTTTCAACAACATTTATCTCCTGAATGTGGGAAGTGGGAAAAGGAATTGATTCAGAATTTTGGTTGTTGATACAAGCTACACTGAGCATCCAACTCCTGGCTGGAAACCCAGCAAGCAGCCAGGCTGGTACCTAGGAGAGGAGTGGAATGCTTTCATATAAACTCACTGGCTTTTCATTTATTCTATTTGAAACTTCTCAGTCATGTATCTGAAAAGAAAGTGTAAAGGCCAGTAATGTAACAGTGGTGTTAAAAGGAATTGCTTTTTGAAACTACTAACACAATATATGGCTAAACAGAAGAGTGATCCAGGGATCTTACCGTGACTGCTGTTAGCTGAACTCCAGGTACTGCACTTGGAGTGTGGAAACAATGCAAATTATTACCTTTCAAATTGGAAAATGTTAGCTCATTGGCTTCTGGATACAAAGTATGAGGAGTGAGCAATTGAGGTATAGTGCAGACTGTTACTGTTACTTGACAGCTGGAATTATTTTGCTTCCCAGTGAAGATATAGACACATAGGCTGATGACATTTTATCAGAGGCCACTTAACCTTTGC comes from Lonchura striata isolate bLonStr1 chromosome 12, bLonStr1.mat, whole genome shotgun sequence and encodes:
- the TAMM41 gene encoding phosphatidate cytidylyltransferase, mitochondrial isoform X1, translated to MALPVLSSSAVKFRRVLAHFPQELSLAFAYGSGVFRQAGASAEYGETNMLDFVFAVDDVVTWHMMNLLKNRNHYSFLKFFGPKKISTIQRYGAGIYYNTLVPCNGRMIKYGVISTDALIEDLLHWKTLYVAGRLQKPVKILAQNENSRLQAALVSNLKSAVTAAFLMLPESFSEEDLYLQIAGLSYSGDFRMIIGEDKFKVQNIVKPNIAHFQKLYSTILQDCPQVVYKHHLGRLEIDKSPEGQFTQLMALPKTLQQKITAIVNPPGKNRDVEEILLQVAHDPDCGFLVHQGISGIVRSSSIVQSAKTILTAGAKKSVIYSLKKLFKMTKGGLKKTS